The following are encoded together in the Echeneis naucrates chromosome 9, fEcheNa1.1, whole genome shotgun sequence genome:
- the shld3 gene encoding shieldin complex subunit 3 codes for MEDVVVHYRSGSADRLGSLIERTEKLLEPFPCRTPPVFRPWFSTAGHRLPIRPTKPAPVITSNDLIISDGRSHPDTKSVPENSRQKPRVCGFAAEKRHDHSHKETARGPTAKTQEGKEKRVTRLSPPKLPQGDTDCVTDSPIKRSWSVSTQRGVLQWSCQSMSKQFHHMVSVHGLHLRQRAKWVIGEDNCGMTQDMEQVWLTLSRLVRSAQLPTCNANIQREWAEIWVFCDVIYSEQVGWFLKDKLRLLGRISLSVHGAGNIFSM; via the exons TCTCTGAtagagaggacagagaagctTCTGGAGCCTTTCCCCTGTCGGACTCCTCCGGTTTTCAGGCCCTGGTTCTCCACTGCAGGCCACAGGCTGCCCATCAGGCCCACCAAACCGGCTCCTGTCATCACTTCCAATGATTTAATCATCTCTGACGGCAGATCGCACCCTGACACCAAATCTGTCCCAGAAAACAGTCGACAGAAGCCCAGAGTTTGTGgctttgctgctgaaaaacGTCATGATCATTCACATAAAGAGACTGCAAGGGGaccaacagcaaaaacacaggAAGGCAAAGAGAAAAGGGTCACCAGACTGTCACCCCCAAAACTGCCCCAGGGAGACACAGATTGTGTCACAGACTCACCGATCAAACGCTCCTGGAGTGtctccacacagagaggagtCCTGCAGTGGAGCTGCCAGTCCATGTCCAAACAGTTTCATCACATGGTATCCGTCCATGGACTCCACCTCCGCCAGAGGGCCAAATGGGTGATCGGGGAGGACAACTGTGGGATGACCCAGGACATGGAGCAG GTGTGGCTGACTCTGAGCCGGTTGGTCCGGAGCGCCCAGCTGCCAACCTGTAACGCCAACATCCAGAGGGAGTGGGCGGAGATCTGGGTGTTCTGTGACGTCATTTACTCAGAGCAGGTGGGATGGTTCCTGAAGGACAAGCTGCGGCTGTTGGGGAGAATAAGCCTTTCGGTTCATGGAGCGGGAAATATCTTCAGCATGTAG